From a single Herbiconiux sp. SALV-R1 genomic region:
- a CDS encoding MDR family oxidoreductase, with protein sequence MARAMVATEKGEAARLLEIDEEEFFEGSGGDEAVDLDVLFSSVNFKDGLALTGRPGVLREWPLVPGIDIVGRVTESRSSRFAAGDLVVLNGDGIGENRHGGFATKARVRPDALLHLPEAISPERAAAIGTAGFTSMLAVLALQDAGVEPDDGEVLVTGAAGGVGSVAILLLAGRGYSVVASSGRVEEQGDYLRSLGAARVVDRAALGEPGKPLQSQQWAGAVDSVGSHTLANVLAQTNYGGTVVACGLAAGGDLPTTVMPFILRSVTLTGANSVEAPLALRERAWTDLANELDLALLDSMTTTIGLDAVSETAERILAGRVRGRTVVDVAL encoded by the coding sequence ATGGCCCGGGCGATGGTGGCGACGGAGAAGGGCGAGGCGGCGCGGCTGCTCGAGATCGACGAAGAGGAGTTCTTCGAGGGGTCGGGCGGTGACGAGGCTGTCGACCTCGACGTGCTCTTCTCGAGCGTGAACTTCAAAGACGGGCTCGCGCTCACCGGCCGCCCCGGCGTGCTGCGCGAGTGGCCGCTGGTGCCCGGCATCGACATCGTGGGCCGCGTCACCGAATCCCGCTCCTCGCGCTTCGCGGCGGGCGACCTGGTCGTGCTGAACGGCGACGGCATCGGGGAGAACCGCCACGGCGGCTTCGCCACGAAGGCCCGTGTGCGACCGGATGCGCTGCTGCACCTTCCCGAGGCAATCTCGCCCGAGCGCGCAGCGGCGATCGGAACCGCGGGCTTCACCTCGATGCTCGCCGTGCTGGCGCTGCAGGATGCCGGCGTCGAACCCGACGACGGCGAGGTGCTCGTGACGGGTGCAGCCGGCGGCGTCGGCTCGGTGGCGATCTTGCTGCTCGCCGGCCGGGGTTACTCGGTCGTCGCCTCCTCGGGCCGTGTTGAGGAGCAGGGCGACTACCTCCGCTCGCTCGGCGCCGCGCGGGTCGTCGACCGCGCCGCCCTGGGCGAGCCGGGCAAGCCCCTCCAGAGCCAGCAGTGGGCCGGGGCCGTCGACTCCGTCGGCAGCCACACCCTCGCGAACGTGCTCGCTCAGACGAACTACGGCGGCACCGTCGTGGCCTGCGGTCTCGCCGCGGGCGGCGACCTCCCCACCACGGTGATGCCGTTCATCCTCCGCTCGGTGACACTCACCGGCGCGAACTCGGTCGAGGCGCCCCTCGCCCTCCGCGAGCGCGCCTGGACCGACCTCGCGAACGAGCTCGACCTCGCCCTCCTCGACTCGATGACCACCACCATCGGTCTCGACGCCGTCTCAGAGACCGCCGAGCGCATCCTCGCCGGCCGGGTGCGCGGCCGCACCGTCGTCGACGTCGCCCTCTAG